One window of the Rosa rugosa chromosome 3, drRosRugo1.1, whole genome shotgun sequence genome contains the following:
- the LOC133736012 gene encoding non-specific lipid transfer protein GPI-anchored 5-like isoform X1, which produces MAFKGIELGLALVLVIMLLGRATAQSSCTSTLASLAPCLNYVTGNSSTPSSSCCSQLSIVVQSSPQCLCSLLNGGGSTLGITINQTLALSLPGACNVKTPPVSQCKSANGPTTSSASTPTARSPADNSNNQTPADANTPEAAITPSASDVPAGGSKTYSSINRRRHIRWKQEHQCTPSLRALPHFRCILCFKHHQILSLWELYILWL; this is translated from the exons ATGGCGTTCAAAGGAATTGAGTTGGGTCTTGCCCTGGTCTTAGTGATCATGCTACTGGGTCGAGCCACAGCTCAATCAAGTTGCACCAGTACACTCGCAAGCCTGGCTCCATGCCTCAACTACGTTACCGGAAACTCATCAACCCCGTCGTCTTCTTGCTGCTCGCAGCTCTCAATAGTTGTACAGTCATCGCCGCAGTGCCTTTGCTCATTGCTCAATGGCGGAGGTTCCACATTGGGCATCACCATAAACCAAACACTTGCTCTATCTCTTCCTGGTGCTTGTAATGTGAAAACTCCACCCGTTAGCCAGTGTAAAT CTGCCAATGGACCTACAACTTCTTCAGCAAGTACTCCTACAGCGAGATCTCCAGCAGATAATTCCAACAATCAAACACCCGCAGATGCAAATACACCTGAAGCTGCAATTACACCTTCAGCCTCAGATGTTCCAGCAG GAGGGTCTAAAACGTACAGTTCCATCAACAGACGGCGACACATCCGATGGAAGCAGGAACATCAATGCACCCCTTCACTTCGTGCTCTTCCTCATTTTCGTTGTATCCTGTGCTTCAAGCATCACCAAATTTTGAGTCTTTGGGAACTATATATATTGTGGTTATAA
- the LOC133736012 gene encoding non-specific lipid transfer protein GPI-anchored 5-like isoform X2, translating into MAFKGIELGLALVLVIMLLGRATAQSSCTSTLASLAPCLNYVTGNSSTPSSSCCSQLSIVVQSSPQCLCSLLNGGGSTLGITINQTLALSLPGACNVKTPPVSQCKSANGPTTSSASTPTARSPADNSNNQTPADANTPEAAITPSASDVPAGRKFIYIRTEGLKRTVPSTDGDTSDGSRNINAPLHFVLFLIFVVSCASSITKF; encoded by the exons ATGGCGTTCAAAGGAATTGAGTTGGGTCTTGCCCTGGTCTTAGTGATCATGCTACTGGGTCGAGCCACAGCTCAATCAAGTTGCACCAGTACACTCGCAAGCCTGGCTCCATGCCTCAACTACGTTACCGGAAACTCATCAACCCCGTCGTCTTCTTGCTGCTCGCAGCTCTCAATAGTTGTACAGTCATCGCCGCAGTGCCTTTGCTCATTGCTCAATGGCGGAGGTTCCACATTGGGCATCACCATAAACCAAACACTTGCTCTATCTCTTCCTGGTGCTTGTAATGTGAAAACTCCACCCGTTAGCCAGTGTAAAT CTGCCAATGGACCTACAACTTCTTCAGCAAGTACTCCTACAGCGAGATCTCCAGCAGATAATTCCAACAATCAAACACCCGCAGATGCAAATACACCTGAAGCTGCAATTACACCTTCAGCCTCAGATGTTCCAGCAGGtagaaaatttatatatatacgtaCT GAGGGTCTAAAACGTACAGTTCCATCAACAGACGGCGACACATCCGATGGAAGCAGGAACATCAATGCACCCCTTCACTTCGTGCTCTTCCTCATTTTCGTTGTATCCTGTGCTTCAAGCATCACCAAATTTTGA